A genomic window from Bdellovibrio sp. SKB1291214 includes:
- a CDS encoding pilus assembly FimT family protein — MNRRGFTLIEVMIVLAILAGLIVVGAPRLFKKQTNIRATTRQFMALTKDVRNKARIYNSTYRLVINLDGDKAGTYWVERASGPTPIDPDAAEKERERLKNKSKDEDGPPPKFAIDTSVLKKEAHLPDGFRFTQVETMSAKDPITTGTAYIHFFAEGFVEASAIQIAGGNNLTWTLVFNPLTGQADIIEKAQSLKDIQR; from the coding sequence ATGAACCGTAGGGGCTTCACCCTCATTGAGGTGATGATTGTACTAGCTATCTTAGCTGGTTTGATCGTAGTCGGAGCCCCTCGTCTTTTCAAAAAGCAAACGAACATCAGAGCGACAACTCGTCAATTCATGGCTCTAACCAAAGATGTTCGCAATAAAGCTCGCATTTATAATTCTACTTACAGATTAGTGATCAATTTGGATGGCGACAAAGCCGGAACTTATTGGGTCGAAAGAGCCAGTGGTCCCACACCTATTGATCCAGATGCCGCCGAAAAAGAACGTGAAAGACTTAAAAACAAATCGAAAGATGAGGACGGCCCACCTCCGAAATTTGCGATTGATACTTCAGTTCTGAAAAAGGAAGCACATCTTCCGGATGGGTTCCGCTTTACTCAGGTGGAAACCATGTCGGCGAAAGACCCTATTACGACGGGCACAGCATATATTCACTTCTTTGCCGAGGGATTTGTGGAAGCCTCTGCCATTCAGATTGCGGGCGGAAATAATTTAACTTGGACTCTTGTTTTTAATCCTTTAACGGGTCAAGCTGATATCATAGAGAAAGCTCAGTCGTTAAAGGATATTCAGCGGTGA
- a CDS encoding type IV pilus modification PilV family protein, producing the protein MRNKGFTLIETVLALVILSSGLLLLANSWGGSFMFVRKAQFSTEVTALLERKMAEIEIEYSGKSLDSIPEEKEDDFGSEFPQYSWKMESKEFEVPDISSTLTAQEGGADQTSLTMMKTLTTHISKSVKEVRVTIFYKGGKKPMSFSATQYFVDYDREIQLGGN; encoded by the coding sequence GTGAGAAATAAAGGCTTCACATTGATCGAGACCGTCCTTGCGTTGGTCATCCTTTCTTCAGGTTTGTTACTTTTAGCAAATTCCTGGGGCGGAAGCTTTATGTTCGTGCGTAAGGCGCAATTTTCCACCGAAGTCACCGCCCTGCTTGAACGCAAAATGGCAGAAATTGAAATTGAATATTCCGGCAAATCCCTAGACTCCATCCCCGAAGAAAAAGAAGACGATTTCGGTTCCGAGTTTCCCCAGTACTCCTGGAAAATGGAATCCAAGGAATTCGAAGTTCCAGATATCTCTTCAACTTTGACAGCTCAAGAAGGTGGCGCCGATCAAACGTCTTTGACGATGATGAAGACACTGACCACGCATATTTCAAAATCTGTTAAAGAAGTTCGTGTTACGATTTTCTATAAAGGCGGCAAAAAGCCGATGAGCTTTTCAGCCACTCAGTATTTTGTGGATTATGATCGTGAAATCCAGCTGGGCGGCAACTGA
- the gspN gene encoding type II secretion system protein GspN, with translation MENIAKFFKALKENKGKIFVMVVSAVIFLFVLFPFDDLSDLISSQVAKVTNNSVYVTFDRLKMSLLPHPGVQMDQVYIESVKTPALSAQELVITPSITGMIQQKPYGSVSAKGLLKGDVNISMGKGTRSDNGIERHRIEVSAKKVALNDVRELANLPILLKGQLNLETTALADLSFQEQPDVEVNLTINQFELPPSNVNTAMGPLTLPELKLSSIELKGRLAAGRFVIETGTIGKPGDELQGTVKGDIGLTIVNMGGRFGQQIGAYNFDIDLRAKKSFQDKASLFLLMVDNYKSPTADGAQYKFKVSASNPMMPPSFGAAR, from the coding sequence ATGGAAAACATCGCTAAGTTTTTTAAAGCTCTGAAAGAAAACAAAGGTAAGATCTTTGTGATGGTGGTTTCGGCTGTCATCTTTCTTTTCGTTCTTTTCCCATTCGACGACTTAAGCGATTTGATTTCCTCCCAAGTAGCCAAAGTGACCAACAACTCTGTGTACGTGACTTTTGATCGCTTGAAAATGAGCTTGCTTCCTCATCCGGGTGTGCAAATGGATCAAGTCTATATCGAGTCTGTGAAAACTCCGGCTCTGTCAGCACAAGAACTTGTTATTACTCCCTCGATCACCGGAATGATTCAACAAAAACCTTATGGTTCTGTTTCCGCAAAAGGTCTGCTTAAAGGTGACGTGAACATTTCCATGGGCAAAGGAACTCGCAGTGATAACGGTATTGAAAGACACCGCATCGAAGTGAGCGCTAAAAAAGTCGCCTTAAATGACGTGCGCGAGCTGGCAAATCTTCCGATCCTGCTAAAAGGACAATTGAATCTTGAGACCACAGCTTTAGCTGATTTGAGTTTTCAAGAACAACCCGACGTTGAAGTGAACTTGACGATCAATCAATTTGAGCTTCCCCCTTCGAATGTGAACACAGCGATGGGTCCTTTGACGTTGCCTGAATTAAAATTGAGTTCCATTGAGCTTAAAGGCCGCCTGGCGGCTGGTCGTTTCGTCATCGAGACTGGAACCATTGGTAAACCGGGCGATGAGCTTCAAGGCACTGTAAAAGGCGATATCGGCCTTACCATCGTAAATATGGGCGGTCGCTTTGGTCAGCAAATCGGCGCTTACAATTTTGACATCGATTTGCGTGCAAAAAAGTCCTTCCAAGATAAGGCCAGTTTGTTCCTGCTGATGGTGGATAACTATAAGTCCCCAACGGCTGACGGAGCTCAATATAAGTTCAAAGTTTCAGCATCAAATCCTATGATGCCTCCAAGCTTTGGCGCTGCGCGGTAG
- a CDS encoding type II secretion system protein GspJ: protein MKSRRGFTLLEVMITIGILGTMTVLVAQAIQQSIKMKTKVTTQMDDVSHMRDAVRLIQKDINLAYHYRDVEKELSELLAKKSATTAQQQPVTPPGFQDPLQQQQQSAWNQQLQKREVPRKDPETHFVGTGEGINFVTMNNARTVRNTQQADFVEVGYELKECRSLSENGGTSKCIWRRTSPWVDLDVTKGGSEVVLLENVSEFKFRYMGKGKQDWVSTWRSDSGGDGASKGKFPQAVELSITVTKKDSGKDRKYSMQVIVPIHFPNNPDDTSTGQATQAPGFQQQGVPPQ, encoded by the coding sequence ATGAAATCCCGTCGCGGCTTTACCCTTCTTGAAGTGATGATCACTATCGGCATCCTGGGCACGATGACGGTGCTTGTGGCGCAAGCCATTCAGCAAAGTATTAAGATGAAAACCAAAGTGACAACCCAAATGGATGACGTCTCTCACATGCGTGATGCCGTTCGTTTGATTCAAAAAGATATCAACTTGGCTTATCACTACCGCGATGTTGAAAAAGAACTCTCAGAGCTTTTGGCTAAGAAAAGTGCAACCACCGCACAACAACAACCAGTGACGCCTCCAGGATTTCAAGATCCCCTACAACAGCAACAACAAAGCGCCTGGAATCAACAGCTTCAAAAACGCGAGGTGCCTCGCAAAGATCCCGAAACTCACTTCGTGGGTACTGGGGAAGGTATTAACTTCGTCACGATGAACAACGCCCGCACCGTTCGCAACACTCAGCAGGCAGACTTTGTCGAGGTCGGTTACGAACTGAAAGAATGCCGCTCATTGAGTGAAAATGGCGGAACATCAAAATGTATTTGGCGCCGCACTTCCCCGTGGGTTGATTTGGATGTTACCAAGGGTGGCAGCGAAGTGGTCCTTTTAGAAAACGTCTCTGAATTTAAATTCCGCTATATGGGTAAAGGCAAACAAGACTGGGTCAGCACTTGGCGCTCAGATTCAGGTGGCGACGGTGCTTCAAAGGGTAAATTCCCTCAGGCTGTTGAGCTTTCCATTACTGTTACTAAAAAAGACAGCGGTAAAGATCGTAAATACTCCATGCAAGTTATCGTGCCGATTCATTTTCCCAACAATCCCGATGATACGTCCACAGGACAAGCGACTCAAGCTCCGGGCTTCCAACAACAGGGAGTACCGCCACAATGA
- a CDS encoding single-stranded DNA-binding protein: MSGVNKVIIVGRLGADPEVKAIGSGSTVARLNIATSESWVKDGQRQEKTEWHRVTVWGKLAEICGKHLSKGRQVYVEGKLQTRSWEDQQGQKRYATEIVANTVQFLGAAGAESSSRSSNSGGGDDFNFNDFGPEPSFNSNDEIPF, encoded by the coding sequence ATGTCTGGAGTAAATAAAGTTATTATCGTAGGTCGTCTTGGTGCTGATCCAGAAGTGAAAGCAATCGGAAGTGGGAGCACTGTAGCTCGCCTTAACATCGCAACGAGCGAATCATGGGTTAAAGACGGTCAACGTCAGGAAAAAACTGAATGGCACCGTGTAACTGTATGGGGCAAATTGGCAGAAATCTGCGGCAAACACCTTTCTAAAGGTCGCCAAGTTTACGTTGAAGGTAAACTTCAAACTCGCTCATGGGAAGACCAACAAGGTCAAAAACGTTACGCTACAGAGATCGTAGCGAACACTGTTCAATTCCTTGGTGCTGCGGGTGCAGAATCTTCTTCTCGTTCATCTAATTCAGGTGGCGGAGATGATTTCAACTTCAACGATTTCGGACCAGAACCTAGTTTCAATTCAAACGACGAAATTCCTTTCTAG
- a CDS encoding dihydrofolate reductase family protein, protein MRDLSCGRIIFGMGTCCYYVAVSIDGFIAKADDSLDWVRHIPQHNSFSVLGGEAVDLFEYHRFFSSVDVLVMGRRTFEVLMSFMEFPYPDKRVFVCTRGEVDTRDLALVTVTNEDPVSLVDNLKHEFKNRIWIVGGGGLAATLMKGGVIDEIILTLVPTVLGSGIRLFGEGNFEQDWERKELVALNNGLTQIRFQKKRKGLRESLFIPASNL, encoded by the coding sequence TTGAGGGATCTTTCATGTGGGCGCATCATTTTTGGTATGGGGACTTGTTGCTATTATGTGGCGGTCAGTATTGATGGGTTTATTGCTAAGGCGGATGATTCCTTGGATTGGGTTCGCCATATTCCGCAACATAATTCTTTTTCTGTTTTGGGTGGCGAGGCGGTTGATCTTTTTGAGTATCATCGGTTTTTTTCTTCGGTGGATGTTTTGGTTATGGGACGTCGTACGTTTGAGGTGCTGATGTCTTTTATGGAGTTTCCTTATCCCGACAAAAGAGTGTTCGTTTGTACCCGAGGTGAAGTTGATACGCGAGACCTCGCGCTGGTCACCGTGACCAATGAAGATCCGGTGAGTTTGGTTGATAACTTAAAGCACGAATTTAAGAATCGTATTTGGATCGTTGGAGGCGGGGGTTTGGCTGCGACCTTGATGAAGGGGGGCGTGATTGATGAAATCATCCTGACGCTGGTACCCACCGTTCTGGGTTCGGGGATTAGATTGTTTGGCGAAGGCAATTTTGAACAGGACTGGGAACGTAAAGAACTTGTAGCCTTAAATAACGGGTTAACTCAAATTAGGTTCCAGAAAAAACGAAAGGGACTTCGTGAGTCCCTTTTCATACCAGCTTCGAATCTCTAA
- a CDS encoding S1 family peptidase — translation MKKHYRFLIMATALLFTACGPGADTASLNLNDDSSAIINGTKVSTRAKDGSRGVVLFLPVNGLGMAMGICTATLLTDHSVLTAAHCYDKHSKTLAGFKIIFANNKGISTRSFLKREGTHEDVVIHPGFRDTKVGLLNDLAIAFFDGGVPAGFEPIEFERDQSKNYNNSFVTAFGYGKNKDSGEVFAVGFGSAGDLYKAIIKVNGAYGLMQDRYAILSKGNTQFICGGDSGGGQFINVNGKPRLIGVTSSVRGQEDIFGHVSCTEGRSTAMKVSYFASWIDEVHEAARR, via the coding sequence ATGAAAAAACATTATCGATTTTTAATTATGGCCACAGCTTTGCTATTCACAGCGTGCGGGCCTGGGGCTGATACTGCATCTTTAAATTTAAACGACGATAGCTCCGCAATAATAAACGGAACCAAAGTAAGTACGCGCGCTAAAGACGGTTCACGGGGCGTGGTTCTTTTCCTGCCTGTGAATGGATTAGGAATGGCGATGGGCATCTGCACGGCCACTCTGTTAACAGATCACAGTGTTCTGACTGCGGCACATTGCTATGACAAACATAGTAAGACCCTTGCGGGATTCAAAATTATTTTTGCGAACAACAAAGGTATTTCAACTCGCAGCTTTTTAAAACGTGAAGGCACCCACGAAGACGTTGTTATTCACCCTGGATTCCGTGATACAAAAGTGGGACTCCTTAACGACTTAGCGATCGCTTTTTTTGACGGAGGCGTTCCCGCAGGTTTTGAACCTATAGAATTTGAACGTGATCAAAGCAAAAACTATAATAACAGCTTTGTGACTGCTTTCGGTTATGGAAAAAACAAAGATTCTGGTGAAGTCTTTGCCGTGGGCTTTGGCAGCGCTGGAGACCTTTATAAAGCAATTATCAAAGTCAACGGTGCCTATGGTCTCATGCAAGATCGCTACGCCATCTTAAGCAAAGGTAACACTCAATTTATCTGCGGTGGTGACTCGGGTGGCGGCCAGTTTATTAACGTCAATGGCAAGCCTCGCCTGATTGGCGTTACTTCCTCCGTTCGAGGACAAGAGGATATCTTCGGTCATGTTTCCTGCACGGAAGGTCGCTCGACGGCGATGAAGGTGTCCTATTTTGCTAGCTGGATAGATGAGGTGCATGAGGCAGCCAGACGGTAA
- the gspF gene encoding type II secretion system inner membrane protein GspF: MPIFEYKGLTRDGRNTKGVIDAENLRAARAKLKKDNIYVVDIKDKKKIDTKKRGAPRATKSVGVKDLSLMTRQLATLVKANIPLVDALTAISEQVENPTLAEAIADCKNMVNEGSPFYKALQKYPTIFTKIYISMVEAGEMSGSLDVILMRLAEFTEAQSELRAKVSSAMTYPVIMLVVTMGLLSFLFIFLIPKMVTVFESAPNLVLPWYTVAMINASQFMVNYWYIIFGGVFIAIVMFRNWKSTPSGRNQWDAISLKLPIAGAAVRMVAVSRFTRTLATLLNGGVPMLTALDIVKNVVDNHVLAVAIEEARNNIAEGESIAGPLRKSNQFPPIVIHMVNIGEKTGDLENMLMQVSDAFDFQVKNKLESLTSLMGPVVIVIMGFAIAMIVFAVMIPMFEMTNMAG, translated from the coding sequence ATGCCAATTTTTGAGTACAAGGGCCTTACACGTGACGGAAGAAACACCAAAGGTGTGATCGACGCAGAAAACCTGCGTGCTGCCCGTGCTAAACTCAAAAAAGACAATATTTACGTCGTCGATATCAAAGATAAAAAGAAAATCGACACCAAAAAAAGAGGCGCTCCCCGCGCGACAAAATCCGTGGGCGTTAAAGACCTCTCTTTGATGACTCGTCAGCTGGCGACCCTAGTAAAAGCAAACATTCCCCTCGTCGATGCGCTAACAGCAATTTCTGAACAAGTTGAAAATCCAACTTTGGCTGAGGCCATTGCTGATTGTAAAAACATGGTTAACGAGGGATCCCCATTCTATAAGGCCCTGCAAAAATACCCAACGATCTTCACCAAAATTTACATTTCGATGGTTGAAGCCGGAGAAATGTCAGGCTCATTGGATGTCATCTTGATGCGTCTGGCAGAGTTTACAGAGGCTCAATCTGAGCTTCGCGCCAAAGTCTCAAGTGCGATGACTTATCCGGTGATCATGCTTGTCGTAACGATGGGTTTGCTTTCGTTCCTATTCATCTTCCTCATTCCGAAAATGGTGACGGTATTTGAGTCAGCACCAAACTTGGTTCTGCCTTGGTACACGGTTGCTATGATTAATGCTTCCCAATTCATGGTGAATTATTGGTACATTATCTTTGGTGGTGTTTTTATCGCCATCGTGATGTTCCGCAACTGGAAGTCCACTCCGTCTGGCAGAAACCAATGGGATGCGATCTCGCTTAAACTTCCGATTGCAGGGGCTGCCGTTCGTATGGTTGCGGTTTCTCGCTTCACTCGCACACTGGCGACACTTTTAAACGGTGGTGTTCCCATGCTAACGGCCCTGGACATCGTTAAAAACGTTGTCGACAATCACGTCTTGGCAGTTGCGATCGAAGAAGCCCGCAACAACATTGCAGAGGGTGAATCCATCGCAGGTCCCTTAAGAAAGTCCAATCAGTTTCCTCCGATCGTTATTCACATGGTCAATATCGGGGAAAAAACCGGGGACCTTGAAAACATGTTGATGCAAGTTTCCGATGCCTTCGATTTCCAAGTTAAAAACAAATTGGAATCTTTAACCTCTCTGATGGGGCCCGTAGTTATCGTTATCATGGGTTTTGCCATCGCGATGATCGTATTTGCCGTCATGATCCCAATGTTCGAAATGACAAACATGGCTGGATAG
- the gspG gene encoding type II secretion system major pseudopilin GspG, translated as MFISNRKGMTLIEIMIVLAIIGGIAALLLPRLTGQLDKAKVRQTKIHMAQIVNALQMYYTDCNKYPQTLEGLTKADPNCSNWGPEPYIKKITDEWNHEYQYELNGAEYHLKSFGKDGREGGSGYDADITLDEQ; from the coding sequence ATGTTCATTAGCAATCGTAAGGGTATGACTTTGATCGAGATCATGATCGTACTTGCTATCATCGGTGGTATCGCTGCCCTCTTGCTTCCTCGCCTAACGGGTCAGTTGGATAAAGCAAAAGTAAGACAAACAAAAATACACATGGCGCAAATCGTGAATGCTCTGCAAATGTACTACACAGATTGCAACAAGTATCCGCAAACGTTAGAAGGTCTAACTAAAGCTGATCCTAACTGTTCTAACTGGGGTCCAGAACCATACATCAAAAAAATCACTGATGAATGGAACCACGAATACCAATACGAACTTAACGGGGCTGAGTACCACTTGAAATCCTTCGGTAAAGATGGCCGTGAAGGTGGATCCGGTTACGACGCTGACATCACATTGGACGAACAATAG
- a CDS encoding general secretion pathway protein GspK: MMNIFKPLRNNRGMALMIVTACLMFIMYFATELISETRIEYEVNSAGLNRIKAYYAAKSGMQLSLLRIKIYQQAQSKFGAQMGSNSSMLNMIWQFPFAWPLPAPDELSAIDKDAFKKLTKESWMDASYITTIEDEGSKIDLNDLVSPSESLRKITKQQLLNIFQQKMKEDDAWGREHANFNFEKVVNNIADFMSDKAASANGGDKRQNYANLNSESQSDYFPPNRTFRTLQELHFVPEMTDDLYDLIEPRVTIYGMKGINPNLASKEVLKSLDPGMTEEIVAAIIKRRDDKNEGGPFKDARDFWGFVQSKNIRMEGKEDDVPLVFDSVFNFRIRSTGEFARSTSEITVIVMDLNKTVAKIKDYVDKDKQAQNPNGQDQNQNQNQNQNQNNQGNQAGNPQQKTDPLAKGPPRIVYWGER; the protein is encoded by the coding sequence ATGATGAATATTTTTAAGCCCCTTCGCAATAATCGCGGCATGGCTTTGATGATCGTCACAGCTTGTTTGATGTTCATTATGTATTTTGCGACAGAGTTAATCTCTGAAACTCGTATCGAATACGAAGTAAACTCCGCTGGATTAAATCGCATCAAAGCTTATTACGCTGCCAAATCCGGCATGCAACTCAGTCTTTTGCGTATAAAAATCTATCAACAAGCACAAAGCAAATTTGGCGCGCAAATGGGCTCGAACAGCTCGATGCTGAATATGATTTGGCAGTTCCCTTTTGCATGGCCTTTACCCGCTCCGGACGAACTAAGCGCTATCGATAAAGACGCCTTTAAGAAACTGACTAAAGAGTCTTGGATGGATGCAAGCTATATCACGACGATCGAAGACGAAGGATCTAAGATCGACTTGAACGATTTGGTCTCCCCGTCAGAATCTTTAAGAAAAATTACTAAACAGCAGCTCCTAAATATCTTCCAACAAAAAATGAAGGAAGACGATGCATGGGGCCGCGAGCATGCGAACTTTAACTTTGAAAAAGTCGTCAATAATATAGCTGACTTTATGAGCGACAAGGCCGCATCAGCAAATGGTGGCGACAAACGTCAGAACTATGCGAATCTAAATTCAGAATCTCAGTCAGACTATTTTCCACCAAATCGCACCTTCCGCACCTTGCAGGAGTTGCACTTCGTTCCTGAAATGACCGACGATCTGTACGATTTGATCGAGCCACGCGTAACGATTTACGGGATGAAAGGGATCAACCCGAATCTTGCGAGCAAAGAAGTTTTAAAATCGTTAGATCCCGGCATGACTGAAGAAATCGTTGCTGCCATCATCAAACGTCGTGATGATAAAAACGAAGGTGGACCTTTTAAAGATGCCAGAGACTTCTGGGGCTTTGTTCAATCTAAAAACATCCGCATGGAAGGTAAAGAGGACGACGTTCCTTTAGTCTTCGATTCTGTTTTTAACTTCCGCATCAGAAGCACAGGCGAATTCGCGCGATCTACCAGCGAAATCACGGTCATTGTGATGGATCTGAACAAGACTGTCGCAAAAATCAAAGACTACGTCGATAAAGACAAACAGGCCCAGAATCCCAACGGCCAAGATCAAAACCAAAACCAAAACCAGAATCAAAACCAAAACAATCAAGGCAACCAAGCTGGCAATCCACAGCAAAAAACAGATCCTCTTGCGAAGGGACCACCACGCATCGTTTATTGGGGCGAAAGATAG
- the pilM gene encoding pilus assembly protein PilM, whose protein sequence is MKSLGIDIGSRSIKVVEMQSTTKGFQVSQFFEHVLSTNPQSDAELEIIEYLRDLLTRYDHSQTRFIMGLRQDRVAIRNKFFPFSDRIKIYKSLAFELEEDLPFSSDNAVFDAKVIRTVGGGAEVLACAAPKVHVQNLIDRAKDIGIEPTLISAEGTAFGNLFERWNEPPPTTVSNPQNYDMTEYKPVRHVKLVLNIGHTRTLVCAIEGSSVIGVRSLLWGGKNIAEAIAKKYEIPYIEALRELQTKAFILTNKQGATFDQVTFSETIAKCVREMTRDLQLSILEFKSEFNAEIMNIGLTGGTAQIQNLGPFLTQALEIPANRLAILDTIPNVAFERSQANSAKLGVAIGLAIEGLKKPRNPAINFLRGEFARENHQFKVIWEKWGHTAKLATAALLVLFVYSYLREDFALSLADRSQEVLKTQAKNVANLRGRNATEAGIKKYIRENKKRAADLKTLASVANMNSALDIMKKVTDASPAKNAVTLDVRTFNIRDTHVTLEGYVNTPQELSLLQKSLSNITSDGQIKSQTPGLGTLPGRQAFSFSFNVDRGIQKVTR, encoded by the coding sequence TTGAAATCACTTGGTATCGACATCGGGTCAAGAAGCATAAAAGTTGTCGAAATGCAGTCAACGACGAAAGGCTTTCAAGTCTCTCAGTTCTTTGAGCATGTTCTAAGCACCAATCCTCAAAGCGATGCGGAGCTGGAGATCATTGAATATCTTCGTGATCTTTTAACTCGTTACGATCATTCGCAAACTCGCTTTATCATGGGGCTTCGTCAGGATCGCGTGGCGATTCGCAATAAATTTTTCCCCTTCAGTGATCGAATTAAAATCTATAAAAGTTTAGCTTTTGAACTGGAAGAAGATCTTCCCTTCTCCTCTGACAATGCAGTCTTTGATGCCAAAGTCATTCGCACAGTCGGCGGTGGCGCCGAAGTTCTGGCGTGCGCAGCTCCGAAAGTTCACGTTCAAAATCTGATCGACAGAGCGAAGGATATTGGCATTGAACCGACGTTGATCTCTGCCGAAGGAACAGCTTTTGGTAACTTGTTCGAACGCTGGAACGAACCTCCTCCAACAACAGTCAGCAATCCTCAAAACTATGACATGACAGAATACAAACCTGTTCGTCATGTAAAACTGGTTTTAAATATCGGTCACACTCGCACCCTCGTCTGCGCCATCGAGGGCAGCTCCGTGATTGGTGTTCGCTCGCTATTATGGGGTGGCAAAAACATCGCGGAAGCGATTGCTAAAAAATACGAGATTCCTTACATTGAAGCCTTACGTGAGCTTCAAACTAAAGCGTTCATTTTGACGAATAAGCAAGGTGCCACATTTGACCAAGTGACGTTCTCTGAAACGATCGCCAAATGTGTTCGCGAGATGACTCGTGACTTGCAGCTTTCTATTCTTGAGTTTAAGAGCGAGTTTAATGCTGAGATCATGAATATCGGTCTTACTGGCGGCACGGCACAAATTCAAAACTTGGGTCCGTTCCTGACACAAGCTTTAGAAATCCCTGCCAACCGTTTGGCGATCCTTGATACGATTCCCAATGTGGCATTTGAACGTTCCCAGGCGAACTCTGCGAAATTGGGAGTGGCGATCGGTCTTGCGATTGAAGGTTTAAAAAAACCTCGCAACCCTGCTATCAATTTCTTGCGGGGGGAATTTGCTCGCGAAAATCACCAATTCAAAGTGATTTGGGAAAAATGGGGCCATACCGCTAAACTTGCAACAGCCGCTTTGTTGGTTTTGTTCGTTTACTCTTACCTGCGCGAAGATTTCGCTTTAAGTCTTGCGGATCGCTCTCAAGAGGTTCTTAAAACTCAAGCGAAGAACGTCGCGAACTTGAGAGGCAGAAATGCCACTGAGGCAGGTATCAAGAAATACATCCGCGAAAATAAAAAGCGCGCAGCTGATTTGAAAACGTTGGCAAGCGTTGCCAACATGAACTCGGCCCTAGACATCATGAAAAAAGTCACGGACGCATCTCCGGCAAAGAATGCAGTGACTTTAGATGTTCGTACCTTCAACATTCGCGATACTCATGTGACTCTTGAAGGGTATGTCAACACTCCTCAGGAACTAAGCCTTCTGCAAAAGTCCTTATCTAACATCACTTCGGATGGTCAGATTAAAAGTCAGACTCCGGGATTGGGAACTTTGCCAGGACGCCAGGCATTTTCTTTCAGCTTTAATGTAGACCGCGGCATTCAAAAGGTGACTCGATGA